In one Natator depressus isolate rNatDep1 chromosome 26, rNatDep2.hap1, whole genome shotgun sequence genomic region, the following are encoded:
- the CAPG gene encoding macrophage-capping protein, with product MYTAIPKSGSPFDASVNQPGLHIWRVEKMKPVPVPAESKGVFYSGDSYLVLHNGPEEQANLHIWIGQSSTRDEQGACAVLSTHLNTLLGERPIQHREVQGNESDVFMEYFPHGIKYQEGGVESAFHKTQSSRSSGPIRKLYQVKGKKNIRATERELSWASYNTGDCFILDLDDTIYTWCGETSNILERNKARDLALAIRDSERQGKARVEIVSDGEEPPEMIQVLGPKPALRQGSPEEDVTADQKNAGAAALYKVSDATGKMNLTKMSGSSPFSQGLLCTDDCFVLDNGQCGKIYVWKGRKANQQEREAALKVAEDFISHMKYSPKTQVEILPQGRESPLFKQFFASWK from the exons ATGTACACGGCGATCCCCAAAAG CGGCTCCCCCTTCGATGCCTCGGTGAACCAGCCTGGCCTGCACATCTGGCGGGTGGAGAAGATGAAGCCGGTGCCGGTGCCGGCAGAGTCCAAGGGCGTCTTCTACTCGGGGGACTCCTACCTGGTCCTGCACAACGGGCCGGAGGAGCAAGCCAACCTGCACATCTGGATCG GCCAGAGCTCCACGCGGGATGAGCAGGGGGCCTGCGCCGTGCTCTCCACCCACCTCAACACCCTGCTGGGCGAGCGGCCCATCCAGCACCGCGAGGTGCAGGGCAACGAGTCCGATGTCTTCATGGAGTACTTCCCCCACGGCATCAAGTACCAG GAGGGCGGGGTGGAGTCCGCCTTTCACAAAACCCAGTCCAGCCGGAGCTCCGGGCCCATCCGCAAACTCTACCAAGTGAAGGGCAAGAAAAACATCCGGGCCACCGAGCgggagctgagctgggccagctACAACACCGGGGACTGCTTCATCCTAGACCTGGACGAC ACGATCTACACGTGGTGCGGTGAGACATCCAACATCCTGGAGCGCAACAAGGCCCGGGACCTGGCGCTGGCCATCCGGGACAGCGAGCGGCAGGGCAAGGCCCGGGTGGAGATCGTGTCCGACGGGGAGGAGCCGCCCGAGATGATCCAG GTGCTGGGTCCCAAGCCCGCTCTGAGGCAGGGCAGCCCCGAGGAGGACGTCACGGCGGATCAGAAGAATGCAGGGGCGGCTGCTCTCTATAAG GTGTCGGACGCGACGGGGAAGATGAATCTAACCAAGATGTCCGGGAGCAGCCCCTTCAGCCAGGGCCTGCTCTGCACCGACGACTGCTTCGTCCTGGACAACGGCCAGTGCGGCAAGATCTACGTGTGGAAAG gtCGCAAAGCCAACCAGCAGGAACGGGAGGCAGCCCTGAAAGTGGCTGAGGATTTTATCTCCCATATGAAGTACTCCCCGAAGACTCAG